The Neobacillus sp. PS3-34 genome has a window encoding:
- a CDS encoding family 1 glycosylhydrolase produces the protein MKIQFPGEFSFGAATSGPQTEGASDKKTDSIWDYWYRTQPDAFHNKVGNDPACNTYYEYLEDVELMKACKLNSFRTSIQWSRIFNDPIKLSINEEGVSFYRNYFRAIREANIDLYVNLFHFDLPFVLEEEYGGWLSDRVIDLYVEFAKVCFQLFDEYVDKWITFNEPIAFSRSAYFYNDIYPCHKSTQAYVTANNNILRAHNLAVSIYKKYYDKEIGIVLDLLPPIISSEEDHYAGLVYDVFINKIFLDPCIKLEYNKDYLEILKKHEIDIQQISEFYPIDFVGINYYQPVYVRKQCDYREREFFPWYYFETYIPEGVRINEYRGWAIEPRVVYNIAKTIQKEYGNIKWYLSENGMGVENEETFLKDGIIQDDYRTDFIKEHLYYLAKAVSEGSNCFGYHLWTFIDCFSWKNSFKNRYGLVSLNLQTREKNLKKNAVFYRDLAVNKFFIGLVMNSGRGRGAMLNSNYLAIDIGGSCIKWGILDREGTIFEKGELAVDGIDFADFYKEISELTFKSGCKKIGISSPGTIDRKNKTISGTVSVPCIKEGDWVKRLERELGVSCSIENDANCATLAEMWIGNARGYRNFLNIVIGTGIGSTFVVNNQIFRGANLYGSELGYLIRNIDGKFYYESEFTSTKALVDRISPIVPVKNGQEVFQYLDNPLVDEEYKNFINDLAILFYNAVHMYDPEIVLVGGAISTNKKFIEDLKNRYEEIRKEVGMSSIKLNLNTCRFYNDSNLIGAVYHFISEFEVY, from the coding sequence TTGAAGATTCAGTTTCCTGGGGAGTTTAGTTTTGGCGCTGCTACAAGCGGTCCGCAAACTGAGGGAGCCAGTGACAAAAAAACCGATTCAATATGGGATTATTGGTATAGGACACAGCCAGATGCTTTCCATAATAAAGTAGGAAATGATCCTGCCTGCAATACCTATTATGAGTACTTGGAAGATGTTGAATTGATGAAGGCATGTAAGTTGAATTCTTTTCGGACTTCAATTCAATGGAGCCGTATTTTTAATGATCCTATTAAGCTTTCGATAAATGAGGAAGGCGTTTCTTTTTATCGGAATTATTTTAGAGCGATTAGAGAGGCTAATATCGATTTGTATGTGAATTTATTTCATTTTGATTTGCCTTTTGTTTTGGAAGAGGAATATGGCGGCTGGCTAAGTGATAGAGTCATTGACTTATATGTTGAATTCGCCAAAGTATGCTTTCAATTATTTGATGAGTATGTCGATAAATGGATCACCTTCAATGAACCGATTGCTTTTAGCCGCAGCGCCTATTTTTACAATGACATTTATCCGTGCCATAAAAGTACACAGGCTTATGTGACGGCAAATAATAACATCTTAAGAGCGCATAATCTGGCAGTAAGTATCTATAAAAAGTATTATGACAAAGAAATAGGGATTGTCCTGGATCTTTTACCGCCAATCATTAGCTCCGAAGAGGATCATTACGCTGGATTGGTTTACGATGTTTTCATCAATAAAATATTCCTGGATCCTTGTATCAAGCTTGAATATAACAAGGATTACCTTGAGATTCTCAAGAAACATGAAATTGACATTCAGCAAATTTCTGAATTTTATCCAATCGATTTTGTGGGAATTAATTACTATCAACCAGTTTATGTGAGGAAACAGTGTGATTATCGTGAAAGAGAATTTTTCCCCTGGTATTATTTCGAAACTTATATCCCTGAAGGTGTAAGAATTAACGAATATCGCGGCTGGGCAATTGAACCAAGAGTAGTTTATAACATTGCGAAAACAATCCAAAAAGAGTATGGAAACATAAAGTGGTACCTATCAGAAAATGGCATGGGTGTCGAAAATGAGGAAACGTTTCTGAAGGATGGCATTATTCAGGATGATTACCGGACCGATTTTATAAAAGAACATCTATATTATTTGGCAAAGGCGGTCAGTGAAGGAAGCAATTGCTTCGGGTATCATTTATGGACATTTATAGACTGTTTTAGCTGGAAGAACTCTTTTAAAAATCGGTATGGATTGGTTTCACTAAACTTGCAAACCAGAGAAAAAAATTTGAAAAAGAACGCTGTTTTTTATCGTGACTTAGCCGTAAATAAATTTTTCATCGGCCTAGTTATGAATAGTGGCAGGGGAAGAGGGGCTATGTTGAATTCCAATTATTTGGCGATAGATATTGGCGGCAGCTGTATTAAATGGGGAATTCTGGACCGGGAGGGCACAATCTTTGAAAAGGGAGAGCTAGCAGTAGACGGAATAGATTTTGCAGATTTTTATAAAGAAATCAGCGAGTTGACTTTTAAAAGCGGCTGTAAAAAAATAGGCATCTCATCTCCGGGGACAATTGACAGGAAAAACAAAACAATATCAGGTACAGTATCGGTTCCCTGCATTAAAGAAGGGGATTGGGTAAAGAGATTGGAACGTGAATTGGGCGTAAGCTGCAGCATTGAGAATGATGCCAATTGTGCAACCCTTGCTGAAATGTGGATTGGGAATGCAAGAGGTTACAGGAATTTTTTAAATATTGTTATAGGTACGGGAATTGGATCAACATTTGTAGTAAATAATCAAATTTTCCGCGGAGCGAACCTTTATGGTTCTGAACTTGGATATTTGATTAGAAATATTGATGGGAAATTTTATTATGAAAGCGAATTTACCTCAACCAAGGCGCTAGTCGATCGAATCAGCCCAATTGTGCCGGTAAAAAACGGACAGGAAGTTTTTCAATACCTTGATAATCCCTTGGTTGATGAGGAATACAAAAATTTCATCAATGATTTGGCAATCTTATTTTACAATGCTGTTCATATGTATGACCCTGAAATTGTACTTGTCGGGGGAGCCATTTCGACAAACAAAAAATTTATCGAAGATTTAAAGAATAGATATGAAGAGATTAGAAAAGAAGTTGGAATGAGCAGTATTAAATTAAATCTGAATACGTGCCGTTTCTATAATGATTCAAATTTAATTGGTGCTGTTTATCATTTTATCTCTGAATTCGAAGTTTATTAA
- a CDS encoding carbohydrate ABC transporter permease: MSEKRKYYFKKYGGKTASYLLLIFVALLLAVPFAWTLFSSLKPQVENISSTFTLLPKGSISQWDWHNYKVAVDQLNFFQGFRNTLTVAIPAVVFGVFSSAFVAYGFARFNFKYKQVIFLILLASLMIPFEITMIPMYVVFSKIGWINTYLPMIVPGMFGASEYIFFLTMYFIAIPRELVSSARVDGFSDFEIWYKIFLPISKPALIVVGIWSFQGTWNDLLGPLIWLTDSDKFTLQQSLAALNSATMSPPIELGVKMASTILITLPVLIVFLFTQKYILDTSKSEGIKG, encoded by the coding sequence ATGTCAGAAAAGCGTAAGTACTATTTTAAGAAATATGGGGGCAAAACGGCTTCATATCTCCTGCTCATATTCGTAGCTCTTTTATTGGCAGTACCATTTGCCTGGACACTGTTTTCTTCTCTTAAACCTCAGGTTGAAAACATTTCTTCTACCTTTACCTTATTGCCAAAGGGAAGCATATCGCAATGGGACTGGCATAATTACAAGGTTGCCGTTGATCAGCTGAATTTTTTCCAGGGATTTAGAAATACACTGACCGTTGCTATACCAGCTGTGGTATTTGGTGTGTTTTCGTCGGCATTTGTTGCTTATGGTTTTGCAAGATTTAATTTCAAATATAAACAGGTCATTTTTTTAATACTATTGGCATCGCTGATGATTCCTTTTGAAATCACAATGATTCCTATGTATGTTGTTTTTTCAAAAATTGGCTGGATCAATACGTATCTTCCTATGATTGTGCCCGGGATGTTTGGTGCGTCCGAATATATTTTCTTTTTGACGATGTACTTCATTGCCATTCCAAGGGAATTAGTGTCATCTGCTAGGGTTGACGGCTTCTCGGATTTTGAAATATGGTACAAGATTTTCTTGCCGATCAGTAAGCCGGCATTAATTGTCGTCGGAATTTGGTCTTTCCAGGGGACATGGAACGATTTATTGGGTCCGCTAATCTGGTTGACCGATTCGGATAAATTCACATTGCAGCAATCATTAGCCGCGTTAAATAGTGCGACTATGTCACCTCCGATTGAACTTGGCGTAAAAATGGCTTCGACCATTCTTATTACTTTGCCGGTATTGATTGTTTTCTTGTTTACACAGAAATACATTCTTGACACATCGAAATCCGAAGGAATAAAAGGGTAA
- a CDS encoding sugar ABC transporter permease, producing MDAKEIKRIQGRRKFKGIGFVLPWLFGFTLFALFPSIYSFYMSLTDWGLVGPNEGFIGFQNYVTAFKSSDFWNSLSVTVRFVVWAVPLGMAASLTSALILNSNVKGVSIFRGLNYVPTLASGVAIAVMWSWIFSPHGGLLNMIIGVFGFHGAWLFDPNLVVPSYVIMAVWGAFSGFLTYLVAVKEVPRSLIDSSRILGMGYFERLFKVTIPLMRPILIYNFIMAIIGGFRKFSDAYVLGGAGDSGKFYMVYFYQQAFGNFRMGYAVALAWILFVIVMTLMLIIYKRTPFWEYYSGMKKKKVKKNVRKA from the coding sequence TTGGATGCCAAAGAGATTAAGAGAATACAAGGAAGAAGAAAGTTCAAAGGGATCGGCTTCGTTCTGCCTTGGCTATTTGGTTTTACACTATTTGCATTGTTTCCTTCAATTTATAGTTTTTACATGTCGCTTACTGATTGGGGATTAGTAGGCCCAAATGAAGGGTTTATTGGATTTCAGAATTATGTTACTGCTTTTAAATCAAGCGATTTTTGGAATTCGCTTTCTGTTACAGTGAGATTTGTAGTGTGGGCAGTACCGCTTGGCATGGCAGCTTCCCTTACATCAGCTCTGATATTGAATTCTAATGTAAAAGGCGTCAGTATTTTCAGGGGCTTAAATTACGTTCCTACCTTGGCGTCAGGCGTTGCAATTGCTGTTATGTGGAGCTGGATTTTTTCTCCCCATGGCGGTTTATTGAACATGATTATTGGTGTATTTGGCTTTCATGGCGCATGGTTATTCGACCCTAATTTAGTGGTGCCTTCATACGTAATAATGGCGGTTTGGGGAGCTTTCTCCGGATTCTTGACATACTTGGTTGCAGTAAAGGAAGTTCCGCGGTCATTAATAGATTCTTCAAGGATTCTGGGAATGGGATATTTTGAGAGATTATTCAAGGTAACAATTCCTTTGATGAGGCCGATCTTAATCTATAACTTTATCATGGCGATTATTGGCGGATTCAGAAAATTCTCGGATGCTTACGTGTTAGGTGGAGCAGGTGATTCCGGGAAGTTCTATATGGTTTATTTTTATCAGCAGGCGTTTGGGAATTTCAGAATGGGATACGCAGTTGCGTTAGCCTGGATCTTGTTCGTAATCGTTATGACATTAATGTTGATTATTTATAAAAGAACACCTTTCTGGGAGTATTATTCCGGAATGAAGAAAAAGAAGGTGAAGAAGAATGTCAGAAAAGCGTAA
- a CDS encoding sugar ABC transporter substrate-binding protein, producing the protein MKKIMAICSILFVMSAMLLVGCSSKDTSSSSANGVVKLKMATWAGGDELKQMQSIVDKVNQANKKSYQVTLVSIPDNYYMKVQTQLSAGNAPDLLWMSQEQIKPFILNGALTPIDKYYKKSDISKIAINDQLMGAVTDNGKTYGLPWIANPVILYYNKNIVDAADQATLEATTKGQYITWDQFHTMAKKYTDIKNDKYGTVINGSPAMENFIWSYGGEIQKKDGTVAFDSPQSIAGIQKLADFVVNDPISPNQDVVNKVGYGETFQQGKTAFIFGGVADNMELISGKPAPYKVGYAVAPNGGTPATFNWSASTVITKDCNNPEVAFKAMSDLTQEFWKWKSVPPVKDITQLGYADYTDYLKKNSPQKADMAGALGESMKIARIDNYGKNTAAVQTAQWEQIYSPILSAAVTGKKVDVHKLVENAMAKVK; encoded by the coding sequence GTGAAAAAGATCATGGCAATTTGCTCTATCCTATTTGTTATGTCTGCAATGCTGTTGGTTGGATGTTCTTCTAAGGACACTAGTTCATCTAGCGCTAACGGCGTTGTCAAATTAAAGATGGCTACCTGGGCTGGCGGCGATGAGTTAAAACAAATGCAGTCAATTGTTGATAAGGTGAATCAAGCTAACAAAAAGTCGTATCAAGTTACGCTCGTTTCCATTCCGGATAACTACTATATGAAGGTGCAAACACAATTATCAGCAGGTAATGCGCCAGACTTATTGTGGATGTCACAGGAGCAAATCAAGCCGTTTATCTTAAATGGCGCGTTAACACCTATTGATAAGTACTATAAAAAATCCGATATCTCCAAAATTGCGATTAATGATCAATTGATGGGCGCTGTGACCGATAACGGAAAAACCTACGGATTACCTTGGATTGCCAATCCGGTTATCTTGTACTACAACAAAAACATTGTTGATGCTGCTGACCAGGCTACATTGGAAGCGACTACGAAAGGTCAGTATATTACTTGGGATCAATTCCATACAATGGCTAAAAAGTACACTGATATTAAAAACGACAAGTACGGTACAGTCATTAATGGTTCTCCTGCCATGGAAAACTTCATTTGGTCATATGGCGGAGAAATTCAGAAGAAAGATGGAACGGTTGCATTTGATTCACCTCAATCCATTGCGGGTATCCAGAAGTTGGCTGATTTTGTTGTGAATGACCCGATTTCGCCAAATCAGGACGTTGTAAACAAAGTTGGATATGGTGAAACATTCCAACAAGGAAAGACTGCGTTTATTTTTGGCGGAGTGGCAGATAATATGGAATTGATTTCTGGCAAGCCAGCTCCGTATAAAGTTGGCTACGCGGTAGCGCCAAATGGGGGAACCCCGGCTACTTTCAACTGGTCTGCATCCACTGTCATTACAAAGGATTGCAATAACCCGGAAGTTGCTTTTAAAGCAATGAGTGATTTGACACAAGAATTCTGGAAGTGGAAATCTGTTCCTCCAGTAAAGGATATTACACAACTTGGTTATGCAGATTATACTGACTACCTGAAAAAAAATTCACCGCAGAAGGCAGATATGGCAGGAGCATTAGGCGAATCAATGAAAATTGCTCGTATCGATAACTACGGTAAAAATACTGCTGCAGTCCAAACTGCACAGTGGGAGCAAATTTACAGCCCAATTCTTAGCGCTGCGGTAACAGGTAAGAAGGTTGATGTCCACAAATTAGTGGAAAATGCCATGGCAAAAGTTAAATAA
- a CDS encoding ABC transporter ATP-binding protein encodes MAKLIEFRNLCVKYKNNDDLTIKDMNIEIEDGEFIVFVGPSGCGKSTTLKVLSGLEEVHSGEIYISGELANYKEPKDRNIAMVFQNYALYPHFSVRKNIEVGLKSAKLSKSEVRKKTDVVAQKLHITPILDKFPKDLSGGQQQRVALARAIIRDPLVYIFDEPLSNLDAKLRHSTRNEIISMHRELKKTFFYVTHDQVEAMTMADRIVVLKDGEVQQIDSPKNIFYNPSNLFVAQFLGNPEINTISVKVKTDGTLAISESASIELEHSNKDMILKQDEVILCFRPDDVEYSKTAKEGFIEVQVNSKEMLGNTTIVNGKLAGHDINFVVRTSDFDGDEKVYYIQIDTKKCLYFDPVSEKNINVD; translated from the coding sequence ATGGCAAAATTGATTGAATTTAGAAACTTGTGTGTTAAATACAAGAACAATGATGATTTAACCATCAAAGATATGAATATTGAAATCGAAGACGGTGAATTTATCGTATTTGTTGGTCCGTCGGGCTGTGGTAAAAGTACTACATTAAAGGTACTGTCTGGCCTTGAAGAAGTACATTCCGGTGAAATATATATTTCCGGTGAGCTGGCAAATTACAAAGAACCGAAAGACCGCAATATTGCAATGGTATTCCAGAACTACGCATTATACCCGCATTTTTCTGTTCGTAAAAACATAGAAGTTGGACTGAAAAGTGCGAAATTGTCTAAAAGCGAAGTTCGTAAAAAAACTGATGTTGTTGCACAAAAATTACATATTACCCCAATACTTGATAAGTTCCCTAAAGATTTAAGTGGCGGGCAGCAGCAACGGGTAGCTTTGGCACGGGCGATCATTCGTGACCCTCTAGTCTATATTTTTGATGAACCACTTAGTAACTTGGACGCTAAGTTACGCCATTCTACACGTAATGAGATCATTTCAATGCATAGGGAACTGAAGAAAACTTTCTTCTATGTAACTCATGATCAGGTTGAAGCGATGACGATGGCTGATCGGATCGTTGTTTTAAAGGATGGGGAAGTCCAACAAATCGATAGCCCGAAAAATATTTTCTATAACCCAAGCAACCTTTTTGTGGCTCAATTTCTTGGCAATCCAGAAATAAACACAATATCAGTGAAAGTAAAAACGGATGGAACGCTAGCGATATCAGAAAGTGCTTCGATTGAATTAGAGCATAGTAATAAAGATATGATATTGAAACAAGATGAAGTAATTTTATGTTTCAGACCTGATGATGTTGAATATTCTAAAACCGCTAAAGAAGGATTTATTGAGGTTCAGGTAAATAGCAAGGAAATGTTGGGGAACACAACTATCGTAAACGGGAAACTTGCAGGCCATGACATAAATTTTGTTGTAAGGACTTCTGACTTTGATGGGGATGAAAAAGTTTACTATATTCAAATCGATACCAAAAAGTGTTTGTATTTTGATCCTGTGAGCGAGAAGAATATTAATGTTGACTAG
- a CDS encoding LacI family DNA-binding transcriptional regulator — MKNGKVTMQDVADALGISKNSVSRALTGKQGVSNKTERIIKQKAEELGYKYPRNIGIKNQSASNIKNIALIASDYVFSLKSFFGEIYLSIEKELKARDINFFTESINREAIENFEMPAVLKNHDIDGLLILSHINTDYTQKVIDLGIPTVLIDHHEPLLESDSVLTNNRLGAYEAVEHLINLGHKEIGFIGNVEFSPSYRERLEGYELALKRFSIKVKKEFLYTDASEKIENLQSFINGLDNLPTAFFCANDSLGFLTTYAMQLRSLLVPDDVSVISFDNGHLSQVAVPKISAVDIDLNYFGKKAVEQLCWRISNPNEPIQEILLPTKVIVRESTGMNLIKELKV, encoded by the coding sequence ATGAAAAATGGTAAGGTAACAATGCAGGATGTTGCAGATGCATTAGGCATCTCTAAGAATTCTGTCTCTCGAGCCCTTACAGGGAAACAGGGAGTCAGCAATAAGACCGAAAGGATTATTAAACAAAAAGCAGAGGAACTAGGATACAAATATCCAAGGAATATCGGAATTAAAAATCAGTCTGCTTCCAATATAAAAAATATTGCATTAATAGCATCTGATTACGTCTTTTCTCTAAAAAGCTTTTTCGGAGAAATATATTTAAGTATTGAAAAAGAGTTAAAAGCTCGTGATATTAACTTTTTTACCGAATCTATCAATCGCGAAGCGATAGAAAACTTTGAAATGCCAGCCGTTTTAAAAAACCATGACATTGACGGATTGTTAATCTTGTCTCACATAAATACTGATTATACTCAAAAAGTAATTGATTTAGGCATCCCAACAGTACTTATCGACCATCATGAACCTCTATTAGAGTCGGACTCTGTATTAACGAATAACAGACTGGGAGCTTACGAAGCTGTTGAACATTTAATCAACCTCGGGCACAAGGAGATTGGATTTATTGGAAACGTCGAATTTTCCCCTAGTTATCGAGAGCGTTTAGAGGGTTATGAACTGGCGTTAAAAAGGTTCAGCATAAAAGTAAAGAAAGAATTCTTGTATACCGATGCTTCAGAAAAAATTGAAAATTTACAGTCGTTCATTAATGGACTGGACAATTTGCCTACAGCTTTCTTTTGCGCAAACGATTCATTAGGTTTCTTAACAACTTACGCAATGCAACTAAGGTCACTCCTCGTACCTGACGATGTCTCAGTAATCAGCTTTGATAATGGTCATTTGTCACAAGTGGCAGTCCCAAAAATCTCCGCAGTAGATATTGATTTAAATTACTTTGGAAAAAAAGCAGTTGAACAACTTTGTTGGAGAATCAGTAATCCAAATGAACCTATTCAAGAAATTCTCCTCCCTACAAAGGTAATAGTCCGTGAATCTACGGGCATGAACCTAATTAAAGAGTTAAAAGTTTGA
- a CDS encoding OmpL47-type beta-barrel domain-containing protein produces MVHQNVLPNNSQPFQVRVEVDGLAAGSTLNNLNLGIYLISGGTQVAKVQNADGTWPTAYGYSSNFSVTADAKGHATKTLTVQVKSGSTGAANLRLRQGSTNTLTEAVTLGNVAAEPLPDENTAPAPIPVEDVRKQPDGTLVTVEGTITSEPGVFGGQGFYLQEGTSGIYVYQNDTGFKPGDYVRITAVKKTFNTELELADPVKIEKISTEEIPDAAVQTSVNESNQGTLITLENVRMKNVPPAGTTGTFEFDAVNENGTTRVRVDSRTGISFDEWSKSFAEDSIVNITGIASVFKGVYQLKPLNMTYFVISDSIAPVTSVIADGVTGERYNNRDVVLTFTANDGGGVGVAKTEYRVNNGAWTTVEGAVTISQEGKNVIDFRSVDQAGNMEETQTIAVWIDKTAPHTTVAANGAEAGKYCNKNVVLTFNAEDGSGSGVVKTEYRLNNGDWVPVNGEVTVSSEGKNTVAYRSIDEAGNVEEVKTIDIWIDKTAPQISVIGKLSFFQTESQMEIPFSIEDNLSGVAKVEYALDGDVISGLNQIKPLSLAPGEHTLTVLAEDAAGNMASKEYKIFIVIDIDHLDELIGIGEANQAFTKQGIVKSLEAQIQAIQKDKTPDKLNALKNHIKAQKGKSITEEFADLLEKDIEYILENQLD; encoded by the coding sequence TTGGTTCATCAAAATGTCCTGCCTAATAATAGCCAGCCCTTCCAGGTTCGAGTGGAAGTGGACGGCCTTGCGGCAGGAAGTACATTAAACAATTTGAATCTTGGAATCTACCTAATATCTGGCGGTACACAGGTTGCGAAGGTGCAGAATGCAGACGGCACATGGCCAACTGCCTACGGCTATAGCTCGAATTTTTCCGTAACGGCTGACGCAAAAGGACATGCTACCAAAACACTGACAGTCCAGGTAAAGTCGGGCAGTACAGGTGCTGCGAACTTAAGGTTGAGGCAAGGCAGTACGAACACTTTAACGGAAGCCGTTACCTTGGGTAATGTAGCTGCTGAACCGCTTCCGGATGAAAATACGGCTCCCGCACCCATCCCGGTTGAGGATGTAAGAAAGCAGCCGGACGGGACACTCGTTACGGTTGAAGGAACGATCACATCAGAACCGGGTGTTTTCGGAGGACAGGGATTTTATCTGCAAGAAGGAACATCCGGAATCTATGTCTACCAGAATGATACCGGATTTAAGCCGGGTGACTATGTGCGCATCACCGCTGTAAAAAAGACCTTTAACACGGAACTGGAACTGGCTGACCCGGTAAAAATAGAAAAAATAAGTACAGAAGAGATACCAGATGCTGCCGTGCAGACTTCGGTTAATGAAAGCAATCAGGGAACTCTTATCACGCTCGAAAATGTCAGAATGAAGAACGTTCCTCCGGCAGGTACGACTGGAACCTTTGAATTTGATGCGGTAAATGAAAACGGGACAACACGTGTCAGGGTAGACAGCAGGACTGGCATTTCATTCGATGAATGGAGCAAGTCTTTTGCTGAAGATAGTATCGTGAATATCACGGGAATCGCCTCTGTTTTTAAAGGCGTATACCAGCTCAAGCCGTTAAATATGACATACTTTGTCATTTCGGATTCCATAGCCCCCGTAACGTCCGTCATTGCGGATGGAGTTACTGGAGAAAGGTATAACAATAGGGATGTTGTTCTTACTTTTACAGCCAACGACGGTGGAGGCGTTGGAGTAGCAAAAACGGAGTATCGAGTGAACAACGGAGCGTGGACAACTGTTGAAGGAGCAGTAACAATTTCCCAAGAAGGGAAAAATGTGATTGATTTCCGAAGTGTTGATCAAGCAGGCAATATGGAAGAGACACAAACCATTGCTGTCTGGATTGATAAAACAGCACCGCATACCACAGTGGCTGCAAATGGTGCTGAAGCCGGAAAGTATTGCAACAAAAATGTAGTCCTTACCTTTAATGCTGAAGATGGTTCTGGCTCAGGGGTTGTAAAAACAGAATACCGGCTGAACAACGGGGATTGGGTGCCTGTAAACGGGGAAGTGACTGTTTCCTCAGAAGGGAAAAATACTGTTGCCTACCGGAGCATAGATGAAGCGGGTAATGTGGAAGAAGTGAAAACGATCGACATATGGATCGACAAAACGGCTCCGCAAATCAGTGTTATCGGAAAACTATCATTCTTCCAAACTGAATCTCAAATGGAAATCCCATTTTCCATAGAGGACAACCTGAGTGGTGTTGCGAAAGTTGAGTATGCACTGGATGGAGATGTAATTTCTGGGTTAAACCAAATCAAGCCGCTGTCATTAGCTCCAGGTGAACATACACTAACAGTCCTGGCAGAAGATGCAGCAGGTAACATGGCATCAAAAGAATACAAAATCTTTATCGTCATTGATATCGATCACCTAGATGAATTAATTGGCATAGGTGAAGCTAACCAAGCTTTTACAAAGCAAGGCATTGTAAAGAGTCTTGAAGCTCAAATACAAGCCATACAAAAGGACAAAACACCTGACAAGCTAAATGCTTTAAAGAATCATATCAAAGCACAAAAAGGCAAATCTATTACAGAAGAATTTGCTGATCTATTGGAAAAGGATATTGAATATATTCTAGAAAATCAGCTAGATTAA
- a CDS encoding DnaB-like helicase C-terminal domain-containing protein — MGKTDVMLHFAKMAGWAGFLPLVFSLEMPEKLITSRLIASTGGFNRAKMRDPKRMLTQHQKNKWSDVIGDLAETNMQIFDGAGQTIAEMRAKTRKLMNQFPDKKPILFIDYLTLIQSSQFYGGNSHLQVTEISKSLKTMAKDFDCPVICLAQLNRSVESRANKRPMMSDIRESGSVEQDADVILFLYREAYYDKDSQNHSLEMIVSKNRNGPVGTITVNYNEHTGFIGDQKE, encoded by the coding sequence ATGGGAAAAACCGACGTGATGCTTCATTTTGCCAAAATGGCTGGTTGGGCGGGGTTTCTGCCACTTGTATTCTCTTTAGAAATGCCTGAAAAGCTGATCACCTCCCGATTAATTGCTTCGACAGGAGGCTTTAACCGTGCAAAAATGCGGGATCCGAAAAGAATGCTTACTCAACACCAAAAGAATAAATGGTCGGATGTGATTGGTGATCTCGCTGAAACCAATATGCAAATTTTTGATGGGGCGGGACAAACGATTGCCGAAATGAGAGCAAAAACAAGGAAGCTGATGAATCAATTTCCTGACAAGAAACCAATCCTCTTTATTGATTACTTGACACTGATACAGTCCAGTCAATTTTACGGCGGGAATTCCCATTTGCAAGTAACGGAAATATCCAAATCACTGAAAACGATGGCAAAGGATTTTGATTGCCCTGTCATTTGTTTGGCACAGCTCAACCGCTCGGTGGAATCAAGAGCCAATAAACGGCCGATGATGTCTGATATTCGGGAATCAGGCAGTGTGGAACAGGATGCGGATGTCATTTTATTCTTATACCGTGAAGCCTATTATGACAAGGACTCACAGAATCATTCCCTTGAAATGATTGTCTCGAAGAATCGAAATGGACCCGTAGGAACCATCACAGTCAATTACAACGAACACACAGGATTTATTGGGGACCAAAAGGAATAG
- a CDS encoding DnaB-like helicase N-terminal domain-containing protein, translating into MSMAEKVFLGSLMKAEYLLKDTVVQPEQLESTRHQQLMRKMVEFKRAGRDIDLISLTTLPDLESYGGMSYLSELLSYADVEKFTGTEKLILELWKEREKRNILSVAAMNDWEIAKVIAELDKINQLKLEDHTSLQQALADIYEAPWEGQKCLKTATTGIQKLDEVTGGFQGGEVTIVAARPRWEKPT; encoded by the coding sequence ATGAGCATGGCTGAAAAAGTGTTCTTAGGAAGCTTGATGAAGGCGGAGTACTTACTCAAGGATACCGTGGTTCAGCCTGAACAGCTTGAAAGTACACGGCATCAACAATTAATGAGAAAAATGGTGGAGTTCAAGCGGGCTGGCAGGGATATTGATTTGATCTCATTGACAACCTTACCTGACCTTGAATCATATGGTGGAATGTCCTATCTTTCGGAGCTGTTATCGTATGCGGATGTTGAGAAATTTACCGGAACGGAGAAGCTCATTCTTGAACTGTGGAAGGAGCGCGAAAAAAGGAACATCTTGAGCGTTGCAGCCATGAATGATTGGGAAATTGCGAAAGTCATTGCTGAATTGGATAAAATTAACCAATTGAAGCTTGAGGATCACACATCGTTACAACAAGCGCTGGCAGATATTTATGAGGCACCATGGGAGGGGCAAAAATGCCTGAAAACGGCGACAACCGGCATCCAAAAGCTTGACGAAGTGACAGGAGGCTTTCAGGGAGGGGAAGTGACGATTGTAGCGGCAAGGCCTCGATGGGAAAAACCGACGTGA